In Prunus dulcis chromosome 2, ALMONDv2, whole genome shotgun sequence, a single genomic region encodes these proteins:
- the LOC117618461 gene encoding succinate dehydrogenase assembly factor 4, mitochondrial has product MAINLGRLFSSTTVLSTPSRAEPLTRAAINSVSRLLCSSATQSQSQHQNPSKEQREPTDEKLESTENQADDDDEDDGYMNKETGEIGGPKGPEPTRFGDWERNGRCSDF; this is encoded by the coding sequence ATGGCGATCAATCTAGGCCGTCTATTCTCATCAACGACCGTTCTCTCAACCCCTAGTAGAGCCGAGCCTCTAACTCGCGCCGCCATCAACTCAGTGAGTCGCCTCTTGTGTTCATCGGCTACGCAGTCTCAATCCCAGCACCAAAACCCCAGCAAGGAACAAAGAGAGCCCACCGACGAAAAACTTGAAAGCACTGAAAATCaagctgatgatgatgatgaagacgATGGGTATATGAATAAAGAGACGGGTGAGATCGGCGGGCCCAAAGGGCCGGAGCCCACCCGATTCGGCGATTGGGAGCGAAACGGTCGGTGCTCTgatttttga
- the LOC117619539 gene encoding putative RING-H2 finger protein ATL21B, producing MNIFIAIFSSLLFFLSFSYLASSSSSSSSENCLQEDVCFKGEPNIKFPFGITKSQPQSCTYPGFELSCDITNQTILNFPYSGDFTIQGIDYAEQQIWINDPNNCLPQRILTLNLSASPFHGLTNETFTFFNCSLDYLKYKLNPIACLSGSTYTVFATTSTKVIDYLSSSPTCNRTGTFVVPVDVPLYDEVMSSDLTDHLRLTWDMPGCGRCAARDGQCGFKTNSSHQVVCSNLPQRGIPRSARYAITVGVGVPAILCILGLLCCVCSKIKSFTRGRRTLPEFNSIVAPQPTVVMGLDRPRLEAYPKIILGESRRLPKPDDNTCPICLSEYRPKETLKTIPKCQHCFHADCIDEWLQMNATCPICRNSPP from the exons atgaatattttcatAGCCATCTTCTCctcccttctcttcttcttgtcaTTCTCATACCTTgcaagcagcagcagcagcagctccTCAGAAAATTGCTTGCAGGAGGATGTTTGCTTCAAGGGCGAGCCAAACATTAAATTCCCGTTCGGGATAACAAAAAGCCAGCCACAGTCATGTACTTATCCGGGGTTTGAACTATCCTGTGACATCACCAACCAAACAATCCTCAACTTCCCATATTCCGGAGATTTCACTATCCAAGGCATAGACTATGCGGAACAACAAATATGGATCAACGATCCAAACAACTGCCTCCCACAGCGAATTCTGACGCTCAACCTCTCGGCCTCTCCATTTCACGGCTTGACAAACGAAACCTTCACGTTCTTCAATTGCTCGCTGGATTATTTGAAGTACAAACTCAACCCAATTGCTTGCCTGAGCGGTTCTACGTACACGGTTTTTGCTACCACTTCTACCAAGGTGATTGATTATTTGTCGTCTTCGCCCACATGCAATCGAACTGGTACCTTTGTTGTTCCGGTTGATGTTCCGTTGTACGACGAGGTTATGTCGTCGGACCTGACTGACCATCTCCGGCTGACGTGGGACATGCCCGGGTGCGGCAGGTGCGCGGCGCGTGATGGCCAGTGTGGGTTCAAGACCAATTCAAGTCACCAAGTTGTTTGCTCAAACCTTCCTCAACGAG GAATTCCAAGGAGCGCCCGGTATGCCATTACTGTGGGTGTTGGAGTGCCAGCAATCTTGTGCATTTTGGGGCTTTTATGTTGTGTATGTAGCAAGATCAAGTCTTTCACAAGGGGACGCAGAACTCTGCCGGAATTTAATTCCATAGTGGCTCCACAACCCACTGTCGTTATGGGCCTCGATAGGCCCAGGCTCGAGGCCTACCCGAAAATCATCCTTGGCGAAAGCCGACGACTACCAAAGCCCGACGATAACACGTGCCCGATATGCTTGTCGGAGTACCGGCCCAAGGAGACATTGAAGACCATACCCAAATGCCAACATTGCTTCCATGCTGATTGCATTGATGAATGGCTTCAAATGAATGCTACCTGCCCTATTTGTAGGAATTCTCCACCATGA